In one window of Physeter macrocephalus isolate SW-GA unplaced genomic scaffold, ASM283717v5 random_607, whole genome shotgun sequence DNA:
- the MST1 gene encoding LOW QUALITY PROTEIN: hepatocyte growth factor-like protein (The sequence of the model RefSeq protein was modified relative to this genomic sequence to represent the inferred CDS: deleted 2 bases in 1 codon; substituted 1 base at 1 genomic stop codon) → MGLWWVTVQPPARRMGWLPLLLLLTGFSGAPGQRSPLNDFQVLWGTELQHLLHAVGPRPWQEDVANAEECAGLCGPLLDCRAFHYNVSSHGCQLLPWTQHSPHTRLQRSRRCDLFQKKIYVRTCIMDNGVEYRGTVAITMGGLPCQRWSHRFPNDHKXDRLQLPSIPAGLAPAPTTLYCYSHRYTPTLRNGLEDNFCRNPDRDPGGPWCYTTDPAVRFQSCGIKSCRQAACLWCNGEDYRGSVDLTESGRECQRWDLQHPHPHPFEPRKFLDKSLDDNYCRNPDGSERPWCYTADPQMKREFCDLPRCGSEAQPRREATTLNCFRGKGEGYRGTVNTTAAGVPCQRWDAQHPHQHRFAPEKYACKDLRENFCRNPDGSEAPWCFTSRPGMRVAFCYQIRRCTDDVRPEDCYHGAGELYRGSVSKTRKGVRCQHWSAGTPHKPQFTPTSAPHAPLEENFCRNPDGDSHGPWCYTTDPGTTFDYCALRGCDDDQRPSILEPPDQVLFEKCGKRVTRLDPWRSKLRVVGGQPGNSPWTVSLRNRQGQHFCGGSLVKEQWVLTARQCFSSCHGPLTGYEVWLGTLFQDPQPGEPGLQRISMAKMVCGPSGSQLVLLKLERPVTLNQRVALICLPPEWYVVPPGTKCEIAGWGETKGTGDNTVLNIASLNVISNRECNIKHRGRVRESEMCTEGLLAPAGACEGDYGGPLACFTHDCWVLEGIIIPNRVCARPRWPSIFMRVSVFVDWIHKVMRLG, encoded by the exons ATGGGGCTGTGGTGGGTCACAGTGCAGCCTCCAGCCAGGAGGATGGGGTGGCTCCCACTCCTGCTGCTTCTGACGGGGTTCTCAGGGGCCCCTG GGCAGCGCTCGCCCTTGAATGACTTCCAGGTGCTCTGGGGTACGGAGCTGCAACACCTGCTACACGCAGTGGGGCCCAGGCCTTGGCAAGAGGATGTGGCAAATGCTGAGGAATGTGCAGGGCTTTGTGGGCCCCTACTGGACTGCAG GGCCTTCCACTACAATGTGAGCAGCCATGGTTGCCAGTTGCTGCCATGGACCCAGCACTCACCACATACACGGCTGCAGCGTTCCAGGCGCTGTGATCTCTTCCAAAAGAAAA TCTATGTTCGGACTTGCATCATGGACAATGGGGTCGAGTACCGGGGCACCGTGGCCATCACCATGGGTGGCCTACCCTGCCAGCGCTGGAGCCACAGGTTCCCCAACGACCACAAGTGAGACAGACTGCAGCTCCCCTCTATCCCTGCCGGCCTGGCGCCTGCCCCCACTACG CTGTATTGCTACTCTCACAGGTACACTCCCACACTTCGAAATGGCTTGGAGGACAACTTCTGCCGCAACCCGGATAGGGACCCCGGAGGTCCCTGGTGCTACACAACAGACCCTGCCGTGCGCTTCCAGAGCTGCGGCATTAAGTCCTGCCGGCAGG CCGCTTGCCTTTGGTGCAATGGCGAGGATTACCGCGGCTCAGTGGACCTCACGGAGTCAGGACGCGAGTGTCAGCGCTGGGACCTGCAGCACCCGCACCCTCACCCCTTCGAGCCCCGCAA GTTCCTGGACAAAAGTCTGGACGACAACTATTGCCGGAATCCGGACGGCTCGGAGCGGCCCTGGTGCTATACCGCGGACCCGCAGATGAAACGAGAGTTCTGCGACCTCCCCCGCTGCG GGTCCGAGGCACAGCCGCGCCGGGAGGCCACGACGCTCAATTGCTTCCGCGGGAAAGGCGAGGGCTACCGGGGCACGGTCAACACCACCGCCGCGGGCGTGCCCTGCCAGCGTTGGGACGCGCAGCATCCGCATCAGCATCGCTTTGCGCCGGAAAAGTATGCGTGCAA GGACCTTCGGGAGAACTTCTGTCGGAACCCCGACGGATCGGAGGCGCCCTGGTGCTTCACATCGCGGCCTGGCATGCGCGTGGCCTTCTGCTACCAGATCCGGCGCTGCACCGACGACGTGCGGCCCGAAG ACTGCTACCACGGCGCGGGGGAACTGTACCGCGGCTCAGTCAGCAAGACCCGAAAGGGCGTCCGATGTCAGCACTGGTCCGCGGGGACGCCGCACAAGCCCCA GTTCACGCCCACCTCCGCCCCACACGCACCACTGGAGGAGAACTTCTGCAGGAACCCAGACGGGGATAGTCACGGGCCCTGGTGCTACACCACAGATCCGGGGACTACGTTCGACTACTGTGCACTGCGGGGCTGCG ATGATGACCAACGGCCCTCCATCCTGGAGCCCCCAG ACCAGGTGCTGTTTGAGAAGTGTGGCAAGAGAGTGACCCGCCTGGACCCATGGCGCTCCAAGCTGCGCGTGGTGGGCGGTCAGCCTGGGAACTCACCCTGGACAGTCAGCTTGCGCAACCG GCAGGGCCAGCACTTCTGCGGAGGCTCCCTAGTGAAGGAGCAGTGGGTTCTGACTGCCCGGCAGTGCTTCTCCTCTTG ccatgggcctctcactggctATGAGGTGTGGCTAGGCACCCTGTTCCAGGACCCACAGCCCGGGGAGCCAGGCCTGCAGCGCATCTCAATGGCCAAGATGGTCTGCGGGCCCTCTGGCTCCCAGCTTGTTCTGCTCAAGCTGGAGAG ACCTGTGACCCTGAACCAGCGTGTGGCCCTGATCTGCCTGCCCCCTGAGTGGTATGTGGTGCCTCCAGGCACCAAGTGTGAGATCGCAGGCTGGGGCGAGACCAAAG GTACAGGGGACAACACGGTCCTGAACATAGCCTCCCTCAATGTCATCTCCAACCGGGAATGTAACATCAAGCACCGAGGTCGCGTACGCGAGAGTGAGATGTGCACTGAAGGACTGTTGGCCCCTGCTGGAGCCTGTGAG GGTGACTACGGGGGCCCACTTGCCTGCTTTACTCACGACTGCTGGGTCCTGGAGGGAATTATAATCCCCAACCGAGTGTGCGCACGGCCCCGCTGGCCATCCATCTTCATGCGTGTCTCTGTGTTTGTGGACTGGATTCACAAGGTCATGAGGCTGGGCTAG